The Bacteroides ovatus genomic interval GGGCACTCATCCAGACACAATAGCTGGTGGCTGCTTCCACTTCTTTAGGAAAGTTCTCCTGTATGGCACCCGCCACCGGTCCGCAGTTCATTTCCTGCGGCTCAAAGGTTTGGCCATTGGCGGAAAAGACGGAGAAGATCTGATACAGGTTATCATAATCTTTGAAGCATTTGTCAAAGCTCTGTTCGAAAGCCACGCGGGCAAACAACAGGATGCTCATCGTCAGCCCCAACGCCAAAGAGAGGATTTTGATAACGTTGGAACCATGCCCCCGCAATAAAGTACGGATCACATAATAGATTTGTTTCATATTATATTTTATTTCTGTTTTTTCTATTTTCAAGAATGCAGAAAGCATGCCAAAAAAGAATAACAATTCATTATCAAGTGTTTATCATTTCAACCTTTCTGAATATTGTCTAAAAATTAGACAGTACCGTCTAATTTTTAGACAACCGGGAGACTATTCCATTTCTCCTTTAAATTGTTCCAACAGTCTCTATTATCCATGGGGAGATTGTCCATCCCGATAGAAAACTTTATCTTTGCATCTAGTTTTCTAAACTATTAAAGTAATGATGAAGAGGAAGAATTTATATGCACTGTTTTCGTGCCTGTTCCTTTCGGGATGCGGTATGATAGACTATCATCCGTATGACGTCCGCATCAGCGGAGAAACAGAGGTCAACGCCCACAATATGGAAAGAATAGAAGCAAATTGCCAGGGTAAAACTACGATACGGTTCGTGACAATGGGCGACTCACAACGATGGTATGACGAAACGGAAGATTTTGTAAAAGCAATCAATCAACGAAATGATATTGACTTCGTTATCCACGGAGGGGATATGAGTGACTTCGGACTGACTAAGGAATTTCTTTGGCAAAGGGATATCATGAACGGACTTCATGTGCCTTATGTGGCTCTGATCGGAAATCATGACTGTCTGGGAACGGGAGCGGAAACCTACAAGGCTGTATTCGGCCCCACAAACTTCTCTTTCATCGCAGGAGATGTGAAGTTTGTCTGCCTGAATACCAACGCTTTGGAGTATGATTACTCCGAACCTGTACCGGACTTTACCTTTATGGAAAATGAGATAACGAACAGGCGGGATGAGTTTGAAAAAACGGTCATTTGTATGCACGCGCGTCCCTATACGGATGTGTTCAATGATAATGTGGCAAAAGTATTCCAACACTATGTCAAACAGTATGCAGGAGTACAGTTCTGCACGGCCGCCCATACCCATCACCATCAGGACGATGTGATTTTTGATGATGGGATACATTATGTTACCAGTGATTGTATGGATTACCGTACTTATCTGGTATTTACAATAACTCCGGAAAAATACGAATATGAGCTGGTTAAATACTAATTATATCTTACGCGCGGGAGTACTGTCCGTGCTTCTCCTGCTTCCCGGTCTGATGTCTGCTACCTGCAAGAGGGATACAATCATCAACAACTACAAGGATGATTCGCTCCGTTTTATCATCAAGGATGATTCAATTATCACCTTTCGTAACGGGGAGTCTTCATTCACCATTATCAAAGCGGACTCCGTGTTGCCTGCCACACCGAAGCACACCAAACATACCCGCTACGATAATCGGGTTCACCGTTTCCGCAGAAACTGGGAACGGATTATCCCGACTCATTCCAAAATACAATATGCCGGAAATATGGGATTGCTCTCTTTCGGTACAGGATGGGATTATGGAAAACGTAATCAGTGGGAAACGGATGTATTGCTCGGATTCATTCCGAAATATTCTTCGAAGAAAGCAAAAGTGACCATGACGCTCAAGCAGAACTATATGCCCTGGAGCATTAATATTGGAAAAGGATTCTCGACAGAGCCTCTTGCCTGTGGTCTTTATGTGAATACCGTATTTGGAAATCAGTTCTGGGTGAACGAACCGGAACGTTATCCGAAAGGGTATTATGGTTTCTCAAGCAAAGTGCGTTTCCATGTCTTTATGGGACAACGCCTGACCTATGACATTGACCCGCAACGTAGATTTATGGCCAAGTCTGTAACCTTTTTCTATGAAATAAGTACGTGTGACCTTTATGTGATTAGTGCGGTAAACAATAGTTATCTCCGTCCACGTGACTACCTTAGTTTATCATTCGGATTGAAGTTCCAGTGGTTATGATTGGAGATACAAGGGGGATAAAATCAATTTTGAATTACGATTCTTGAATTATCACATCCTTTTTTCGTAAGTTTGCGCTTTACAAACTTGAACGAAAATGAGTAAATCTGGAACAATCATCATTGTAGACGACAATAAAGGGGTGCTGACTGCCATACAAATCCTTTTAAAAAGTTATTTTTCAAAGGTCGTTGCACTCTCCTCGCCTGTCACCCTGACGAGCGTCCTGCGGGAGGAAATGCCGGAAGTGGTATTGCTGGACATGAATTTCACATCGGGCATCAATACCGGCAATGAGGGATTATTCTGGTTACATGAAATAAAAAAAGTACGTCCGGATCTTCCGGTCGTACTTTTTACGGCTTATGCCGATATTGAACTGGCTATCCGGGGTATTAAAGAAGGAGCAACGGACTTTATCGTCAAACCCTGGGACAACCAGAAACTGGTGGAAACGCTGCAAACTGCAGCAACCTCTACGCACAACGATAGGAAAACGGCAAGTAAAGAAAAGCCTGTTCACTCGCCTATGTACTGGGGAGAAAGCAAGGTTATGCAACAACTACGGGCTTTGATTAAAAAGGTTGCCGTCACCGATGCCAACCTCTTGATAACGGGTGAAAACGGAACGGGAAAAGAGATGCTGGCACGGGAAATCCATGCGCTTTCCAACCGCAAATATAAAGAAATGATTGCTGTGGATATGGGAACCATCACCGAATCTTTATTCGAGAGTGAGCTTTTCGGACATATAAAAGGGTCGTTCACTGATGCACACACCGACCGGACAGGTAAGTTCGAGGCTGCCGAAAAGAGTACGCTGTTTCTCGACGAAATAGGAAACTTGCCCTACCATCTGCAAGCAAAGCTACTAACCGCCATCCAACGGCGAAGCATTGTGAAAGTGGGAAGTAACACGCCAATTCCTATTGATATCCGACTGATATGTGCCACGAACCGGAACCTGCAGGAGATGGTAGCGAAAGGCGAATTCCGGGAAGACTTGCTCTACCGCATCAATACCATTCATGTGGAAATTCCTCCCCTGCGCGAACGGAAAGAGGATATTATCCCATTGGCCGAACGATTTATGGTTCACTTCTGCAAGCAATATGACAAGTCGTTGATGAAGTTCACTCCCGAAGCAAAGGATAAATTGACTGCGCATCCCTGGTATGGTAATATCCGCGAATTGGAGCACGTCATCGAAAAGGCGGTTATCATCAATGACAGTCCGCTGATTCCCGCTGAATTATTCCAATTATCCGTACCACGGATAGCCATTCAGGAACAGAGTATCTCCACCCTGGAAGAAATGGAAGTGCAGATGATACGGAAAGCGTTCGATGCCTGTGCGGGAAATCTATCAGCAGTGGCCGCTCAACTGGGAATAACCCGGCAGACACTCTATAACAAGATGAAAAAATTCGGATTATGAGCTCACAGATCCAACAACTGGTGATTCGGTACTGGTTCAGAGTTTTACTGACTGTACTTTTCTGTATATCGACTGTCTGGTTCGGTATTCATCAGTCATACGGTTGGTTGGGGGTTAGTCTTTGTCTGCTGGTACTTAGCATCATCTGGCAAATCCGCCTGTACCAGCTTCACACCAAGCAGGTGCTTTTCATGATTAACGCGCTTGAAAATAATGATAACACTTTTCATTTTCCCGAAGAAAACGGTACTCCCGAAAGCCTTAAGATCAACCGGGCACTCAACCGGGTGGGACACATCTTATATAATGTAAAAGCGGAAACCGCCCAGCAAGAGAAATATTACGAGCTGATTCTGGATTTTGTCAGTACAGGATTGCTGGTACTCAATGACAATGGGGCTGTTTATCAGAAGAACAAGGAAGCACTCCGTCTTTTGGGGCTGAATATATTCACGCATATCCATCAGTTGAGTAAAGTAGACACTACGCTCATGGAAAAAATAGAGAACTGCCGTCCCGGAGACAAGCTGCAAGTGATATTTCACAACGAACGGGGAACCGTTAATCTATCCATACGTGTATCGGAAATCAATGTACGCAAAGAACATCTGCGTATCCTGGCTCTGAATGATATCAATACCGAACTTGATGAAAAGGAAATAGATTCATGGATTCGCCTGACACGGGTTCTGACGCACGAAATCATGAATTCGGTCACGCCTATCACTTCTCTTTGTGACACTCTTCTTTCCATGTCCGAGGGTAAAGATGAAGAGATCAGTCACGGGTTGCAGACCATCAGCACCACAGGAAAAGGCTTGCTCTCTTTTGTAGAATCTTACCGGCAGTTTACACGCATACCTGCACCGGAACCGTCATTGTTCTATGTGAAAGCATTCATAGAAAGGATGATTGAACTTGCCCGCCATCAGAATCCGTGTGACACCATTTGTTTCCACACGGAGATTTCTCCTGCGGACTTAATTCTGTATGCGGATGAAAACCTCATCGCCCAAGTGGTTATCAATCTTCTAAAGAATGCCATTCAGGCAATCGGAAGCCAACCGGATGGTAGAATCGAACTTCGGGCTTATTGCAATGATATGGAAGAAATATGGATCGAGATCAAAAACAACGGTCCCGAAATCCCGTCGGAAATAGCAGAGCATATCTTTATTCCTTTCTTCACCACCAAAGAAAATGGTAGCGGAATCGGGCTTAGTATTTCACGACAGATCATGCGCCTTTCGGGCGGGAGTCTCACTTTGCTGCGGGAGAAAGAAACAACGTTTATTTTAAAATTCAAATAACTATTGATATATGATACCTGCACTCGTCAACAACCCCTTATTCCGAGGGATCACTCCGGAAAGACTTTTTGCCGATCTGGAAGAGATCAGTTTCCATACACGTTCTTATAAGAAAGGGGAAATCCTGGCTCAACAGGGAGCTGTGTGCAATCGCCTCGTCATCCTGACCAAAGGAAGCGTACGTGGAGAGATGATTGATTATTCGGGGCGTCTTATCAAAGTGGAAGACATCGCTGCTCCAAGAGCGATTGCCCCTCTATTTCTGTTCGGTGAGGAGAACCGCTATCCGGTGGAAGTGACTGCCAACGAACCGACAGAGGTTATCGAACTTCCTAAATCAAGTGTATTGAGGTTATTCCGTAAAAACGAGCAGTTTTTGGAAAACTATATGAATCTTTCTGCCAATTATGCACGGACTTTATCGGATAAGCTTTTCTTTATGTCGTTTAAAACGATTCGTCAGAAACTTGCTTCGTACTTGCTCCGATTATACAAACAGCAACAACAGACGCATATCACCCTCGACCGTTCACAACAGGAATTGAGTGATTATTTCGGAGTATCCCGTCCTTCCCTCGCCCGCGAACTGGCACACATGCAGGAAGATGGATTATTAATAGCCGATCGCAAGCATATCACTATTTTACAGAAAGAACAACTGGTACGGCTTATTCAATAATAAGAGCAGTTTAAAGATTTATGAATCGAATAATGAGTGTTTTAGATAAAAAATATTCATTGTTGTAACATTGGTTACAGAATCACCTGAAACTTTTCCTCTACTTTTGCGTTCAATAAATAAAATATTGGACTAATTAAAAACGTAAAAGTTATGAGTATGTTCTGTTATCAATGTCAAGAAACCGCAATGGGTACCGGTTGTACCTTGAAAGGTGTGTGCGGTAAAACGTCTGAAGTGGCTAACCTGCAAGACTTACTACTCTTCGTAGTACGTGGAATTGCTGTCTACAACGAACATCTGCGTAAAGATGGACATCCTTCCGAACAAGCAGACAAATTTATCTATGATGCTTTGTTCATTACCATCACCAACGCCAATTTTGATAAAGTGGCTATCACTGAAAAAATCAAAGAAGGACTGAAACTGAAAAAAGAACTTGGCAACAAGATAAAGATCGAAAATGCTCCTGACGAATGTCTTTGGGATGGAAACGAAGATGAGTTTGAAGAGAAATCAAAAACGGTCGGTGTGCTTCGCACTCCCAACGAGGATATCCGCTCACTGAAAGAACTTGTACACTATGGCCTGAAAGGAATGGCTGCCTACGTAGAGCATGCGCATAACCTGGGCTACGAGTCACCGGAAATATTTGCTTTCATGCAACATGCCTTGTCTGAACTGACCCGCAATGATATTACAGTGGAAGAACTGGTTCAGCTGACTTTGGAAACAGGAAAGTATGGAGTATCGGCAATGGCACAGCTGGATAAAGCGAATACCAGCAGCTACGGAAATCCGGAAATCTCACAAGTGAGTCTCGGTGTACGCAATAATCCGGGTATATTAATCAGCGGACATGACTTGAAAGACCTGGAAGAGTTATTGGAACAAACAGAGGGTACAGGAGTAGATGTATATACTCACAGCGAAATGTTGCCTGCACATTATTATCCTCAACTAAAGAAGTACAAGCATCTGGCAGGAAACTACGGAAACGCCTGGTGGAAGCAGAAAGAGGAATTTGAAAGTTTCAACGGTCCTATCTTGTTCACAAGTAACTGTATCGTTCCGCCACGTGCAAATGCCAGCTACAAGGATCGTATTTACATCACAGGAGCCTGCGGCTTGGACGGGGCACATTACATCCCCGAACGTAAAGACGGAAAACCGAAAGATTTTTCTGCACTGATTGCTCATGCTAAACAATGTCAGCCACCGGTAGCCATTGAAAACGGAACGATTATCGGAGGATTCGCTCATGCACAGGTGACAGCCCTGGCAGATAAAGTGGTGGACGCCGTGAAAAGCGGAGCTATCCGTAAATTCTTTGTAATGGCAGGATGCGACGGACGTATGAAGAGCCGTGAATACTATACGGAATTTGCTCAAAAATTACCTGGTGACACCGTGATTCTTACTGCCGGTTGTGCCAAGTACAGATATAATAAACTGGCTTTAGGTGATATCAACGGCATTCCGAGAGTGTTGGATGCAGGACAATGTAACGACAGTTACTCATTGGCCGTCATCGCTTTAAAACTGAAAGAAATCTTCGGATTGGATGATGTGAATCAGTTGCCTATCGTATACAACATCGCTTGGTACGAACAAAAGGCGGTCATTGTTTTATTGGCATTACTGGCTTTGGGAGTGAAACACATTCATTTGGGTCCTACACTTCCCGCTTTCCTTTCACCGAATGTCAGGAACGTATTGATCGAACAATTCGGGATCGGAGGTATCAGTACAGTGGATGAAGATATTGTGAAGTTTCTATCATAAATGATAAGGAAACAGAAGGG includes:
- a CDS encoding metallophosphoesterase family protein — encoded protein: MKRKNLYALFSCLFLSGCGMIDYHPYDVRISGETEVNAHNMERIEANCQGKTTIRFVTMGDSQRWYDETEDFVKAINQRNDIDFVIHGGDMSDFGLTKEFLWQRDIMNGLHVPYVALIGNHDCLGTGAETYKAVFGPTNFSFIAGDVKFVCLNTNALEYDYSEPVPDFTFMENEITNRRDEFEKTVICMHARPYTDVFNDNVAKVFQHYVKQYAGVQFCTAAHTHHHQDDVIFDDGIHYVTSDCMDYRTYLVFTITPEKYEYELVKY
- a CDS encoding sigma-54-dependent transcriptional regulator; the encoded protein is MSKSGTIIIVDDNKGVLTAIQILLKSYFSKVVALSSPVTLTSVLREEMPEVVLLDMNFTSGINTGNEGLFWLHEIKKVRPDLPVVLFTAYADIELAIRGIKEGATDFIVKPWDNQKLVETLQTAATSTHNDRKTASKEKPVHSPMYWGESKVMQQLRALIKKVAVTDANLLITGENGTGKEMLAREIHALSNRKYKEMIAVDMGTITESLFESELFGHIKGSFTDAHTDRTGKFEAAEKSTLFLDEIGNLPYHLQAKLLTAIQRRSIVKVGSNTPIPIDIRLICATNRNLQEMVAKGEFREDLLYRINTIHVEIPPLRERKEDIIPLAERFMVHFCKQYDKSLMKFTPEAKDKLTAHPWYGNIRELEHVIEKAVIINDSPLIPAELFQLSVPRIAIQEQSISTLEEMEVQMIRKAFDACAGNLSAVAAQLGITRQTLYNKMKKFGL
- a CDS encoding sensor histidine kinase encodes the protein MSSQIQQLVIRYWFRVLLTVLFCISTVWFGIHQSYGWLGVSLCLLVLSIIWQIRLYQLHTKQVLFMINALENNDNTFHFPEENGTPESLKINRALNRVGHILYNVKAETAQQEKYYELILDFVSTGLLVLNDNGAVYQKNKEALRLLGLNIFTHIHQLSKVDTTLMEKIENCRPGDKLQVIFHNERGTVNLSIRVSEINVRKEHLRILALNDINTELDEKEIDSWIRLTRVLTHEIMNSVTPITSLCDTLLSMSEGKDEEISHGLQTISTTGKGLLSFVESYRQFTRIPAPEPSLFYVKAFIERMIELARHQNPCDTICFHTEISPADLILYADENLIAQVVINLLKNAIQAIGSQPDGRIELRAYCNDMEEIWIEIKNNGPEIPSEIAEHIFIPFFTTKENGSGIGLSISRQIMRLSGGSLTLLREKETTFILKFK
- a CDS encoding Crp/Fnr family transcriptional regulator, translated to MIPALVNNPLFRGITPERLFADLEEISFHTRSYKKGEILAQQGAVCNRLVILTKGSVRGEMIDYSGRLIKVEDIAAPRAIAPLFLFGEENRYPVEVTANEPTEVIELPKSSVLRLFRKNEQFLENYMNLSANYARTLSDKLFFMSFKTIRQKLASYLLRLYKQQQQTHITLDRSQQELSDYFGVSRPSLARELAHMQEDGLLIADRKHITILQKEQLVRLIQ
- the hcp gene encoding hydroxylamine reductase, which translates into the protein MSMFCYQCQETAMGTGCTLKGVCGKTSEVANLQDLLLFVVRGIAVYNEHLRKDGHPSEQADKFIYDALFITITNANFDKVAITEKIKEGLKLKKELGNKIKIENAPDECLWDGNEDEFEEKSKTVGVLRTPNEDIRSLKELVHYGLKGMAAYVEHAHNLGYESPEIFAFMQHALSELTRNDITVEELVQLTLETGKYGVSAMAQLDKANTSSYGNPEISQVSLGVRNNPGILISGHDLKDLEELLEQTEGTGVDVYTHSEMLPAHYYPQLKKYKHLAGNYGNAWWKQKEEFESFNGPILFTSNCIVPPRANASYKDRIYITGACGLDGAHYIPERKDGKPKDFSALIAHAKQCQPPVAIENGTIIGGFAHAQVTALADKVVDAVKSGAIRKFFVMAGCDGRMKSREYYTEFAQKLPGDTVILTAGCAKYRYNKLALGDINGIPRVLDAGQCNDSYSLAVIALKLKEIFGLDDVNQLPIVYNIAWYEQKAVIVLLALLALGVKHIHLGPTLPAFLSPNVRNVLIEQFGIGGISTVDEDIVKFLS